Part of the Mya arenaria isolate MELC-2E11 chromosome 8, ASM2691426v1 genome, tttcacacagcattgtataattgtaattgtaatatatttaatatgtataggaaacacaaaaaaactgtatagttaAAGTGtataaattctgttctgttctgttctgttcaaataaaaacatagacAATTGACTTCAATAGGAAACAACTTCAGATATATATGCATACCTTTCTAGTACGAAAGGCTGTTACAATAGCAATAACAGCAGTGGAACAAAAGCAACAGCAACAACGCATCAGCACCATGACACATTGACATACCCAAATCAACATtaagacatatttaaaatcagcAAAACAACACCATAACTCGAGCCCCGCCTACATCGacataaatggttttaaaaataattcctaGTGAAGATTTGCttttgaagtaatattaagtAATCAAAATGCAGCAATTGCATTGGTGATTGTTTTAACAGCGTCAACCAGTCTGTATTTTCTCTTGCGAACGCTACAACACTTGTTATGCATGTAATTTAAAGCAGAATATTGTCAAATGAGGCTGGCCTTTATATTCGAATATTTTATCGAAagttacaaaatttaaatttgctTATTATTTTGTAGACATTTTGCTAACGAAATGAATACTACAATTGGTAAAAACTTACACACACTTGTAAGCATTATCTTATCATATGTCAACCAAATGCTGGTGTTCACACGCTTATTCGCATTTATGCACACTAACGGACCCATGGGAGAGGGGCGAACCCGACGCGCGCCCCCTCCACAAAATAGTTtaagttcactttttatttcaatttaggtgaaaaagtaataaaatacgcccaaaatgcaccatttctgactagaaatcaataattatttttttggaagaTAACCCCGTAACCTCCATCCCAACATTTTAATCGAAATTAAGGTTCGATTCTGCGGGAGAGCCGCACATCAAAAGGTTACGCTCTTATGATACGCACCCACTATGTCAAATTCTGGATCATTTTctattacatacatatataacgtTCTGGCTAGTATGTGCTATTGTCTTATTTATTGTCACAAGCCATAATCTGTGACACTAAATGACCTTAGATAGCGACATGGCAGgagaacttaaatataaagccAGAGACAATTTGGTCTTCACCAAGTCACGATGCTTAAAGTGTTACCATTCCTCGTTGCGACGGCTCTAGCCGCGAGTTTTCCAGAACCAAGGATCAAACATCTTAAATCTGACGATGTCCTAGAGATTTCAGTTGAAGGTAagacttaaagtgacactcttattcaaaatcaatacatacacatgtataacaaacatcaatttttagtgataaaatacttactaaataatgcatttatggaaaatattaattacaacattttgtattaacaatattatagccgtgtatttaatagctgaaaacgcaaaaatattaaatgattggtgaatgctaaaagatttactgcgatctactattgtctcataaggtagcaataccgtgttttctgcacatttctttcaaattaaactcggtatccttcataagcaccatttattttcgacatttgttcatcctttttggtatattcaaacaattgtattaaatttattaaatcttatttgggagtaatagtgcatctttaaggttGTATAAGTGTTtgtcaaataacattttttatgcattgtAAAGAGACTACAACCTCCCAGATTAAAAAGCAGTAGTGATGAATCTATTTAACCAATTTTTGTACTTAAAACGTAATCATGGACTCGTTTTTACCTTTTGTTAAAGATTcactctttctcccaaataagattaaccaaaattaatataattgtttaaatataccaaaaagaattaataaatgtcgaaaacaatgtttttctaTAGAGgacaccgagtttaatttgaaagaaaggtgcagaaaacacggtatttctaccttttgagacGAATGTAGATCgaagtaaatcttttagcattcaccaatcatttaaaaaaatcgtattcagctattaaatacaccgttacaatcttgttatcagtaattatattttccataaatgcattatttacaatgttgtttaaggtttatcattcaaagttcatgtttgtttaatacatgtgtatgtattattttgaataagagtgtcactttaaaatatgaaatgaacaCTCATATGTAAATACATGGTGCTTTTTGCGTAgagttttaatgttataaacGAGTGCTGATTATCGATTTGAAATATTCTTTTGTTCAACATGCATACTACCGCatgcaagaaaaatatataatcgttcaagtttcttttattatattacactgaatacatttatacataaagTGTAATTCTATTCAGATGTCCCAGGATTGAAATGGAAACACGTGCAATATGTCGTTGACGAAACTCCCGTGGCCGGGGATTTGTTTAAATCAGGTATTTATGTTACTCTTGAACTTTCTTATGATTACAATAATAAACTGAACCGCCTGTATGGTTTGAATTGATGGTTAATGTTGTCTAAAACGAGGCATTACGATTCAATATATATGGAAGATAAAAATTTATCGTTCAATGCTGCTAAAATGTTTAAGGTCCACAAAAACCATCAAATACGCGTTGGTTTGTAAGTTCAGCTTGGTTTTATTGAATCAAGTATTGCTCGTAGAGTACCGTCGCGTCTATAGTAACTTCATCTGGCTGTACTAACATTTTACGACATATTCTTTTCATTGTGTACCATTTCTTTCCAATATAAGATTATAACCTACATTTAAGGCAAATGAGACCGCAAATCGGCCTGCGATAAGAACCAAGCATAGGCGTTACAATATTTAAAGCTATAATTTTATTGGCCAATTTTGTGCCCTGTCTCCATTCGAAACTCCTAGGcctttttttatcgaaaacaagctcggatgtatatgaatggtttacaatgtcagaaatctatAAACTTTAACTGCAAGTAGTTCGCGTAGTAATTCCAATTTAACAATTAAActcaaaataaaatgacttaattctTAGGATTCgtaattttgtttgcaataatacacttcccTGTCAATAGTTTTTAacttatatgtacatattcacgttaaaacacaatatttaattaataacataattcagaattttacgaactacttctacttatGTACCGGTAAACATCCGAAGTTGTTTCCAATAGAAAATGGCCGTGAAGTACCGAATTCCCTGTCTCATTACACTTTTACAACATAACAGACATTACGTGGTAATTTGGATCCCCGTCTGCTGTAAACGGGTTTTAATCTGAGCCAAAATATGCACCCGCTCcgcccttctattttcataacGATTTAACCCATTATGTTCTCACAATTACTTGTAGCCGAGGGCAACTGGAAGCACATTAAAACCCATCGTGGTTCCCTGCGAGGACAGAAGGTCCACTACAAGATGGTCGGTGAGAAGAAAGGGGAACCAGTTGTTGCCGCCGGTACCATTGAGACTGGTATGTTATTTATCGTTGGAATTGTCCAAATGCTAGAAAACACTGGTAGGGGTGTGGTTTGGCTAAATGGTCTATAGTCGAGCCCCATTGGCTCGTTATCCCAGGGACCGACCAAAACACTTGcggagcctcgagaatatcgagccaataGTGGGAATGCTTACATGTATACAGCTAAAAAAAATCTCAGTCCTATACATCAAATTCGAGCCAttgaggaaatcgagccaagcgatatcgagccaacgggtttcgactgtacaaGTAAACCGAATTCGTTACATTTTACGTAAGATcctaaaatcaaattgaaatgtaCAGAAAGAAAGTGTTGGCAGTTGCCTAGATGGCCTTTTTGGAAGCTACACCCCTGTCGGGTCATATGGCGCAGACAGACTTCTGCAAACCTTAAACTGATAAGAAAGCAAAAACGGCTATACTTGGTTTATGTCCAGTAAGTGTGACCTTTGAGAGGCATACGTCGTCTCTGCAAACAGCCATATtgacatataatacaaacaccTTATCGTCTTTGAATTTAAACCTTTAAATGTCCTTTTATTAAGATATACATAAAAGTACTAGGCATTTCAACTTAGCTTTATTCAGTACACAAAGGCCTCTGGccaaaaaatacatacttttatatatacatcattaaatACAATACAGTGGTATCATTactgaatacattttttttttaattttaatattaatctgccatttttaacaagttaaaaataaatatcacaactTGTCTAATAACAAAACCATTATCTGACAGTAGGAGTCTGTAAAAGGTATGTAGCTcaagtagtgatttggtactcgggtactcggatgattgatcgagtactcgagtactcgggtactcgttgctatccctaataaaaaaaatatttcttacagtAGAGACCCTCAGGCATATGAAAACGCATTAAATTCGTCTTCTAACAAAAGCTTGTACTCGTTGATTAAGCAGTACCCACATATTCTatcatttatttctattttcataaacatattttgacttTAGTCCTACAATCAGCTAATAATCAATTCAAGTGTCGACACTGGTGATAAGTTCGACACCAGTACAAATgccgcccccccccctcacCCCTCACCCCTCAAACCCTCCCCCTCACCCACCACCCATCCCCCCTCACCCCTCACCCCTCACCCCTCCCTCACCCCTCACCCCTCACCCCTCCCCATTTAGTCGAGATAACAAGATTGGCAAGTGTTCGTGATAGTGTCCTACATACGTTATGTTTATATCCAGCAAATGTTTTATCCCCTCAGAGTTATTGTAATACCTTTGAATTCAGAGGATGAACGTGGCTTGGCGCTAGCTCCCCAAGACCGGCCCAGGCGCGCAAAGCATCTTGTGCTCAGGGACGACTTCAACACCTTGGACCGAAACAATTGGGACTTTGAGGTCTCCATGTATGGTGGATATGTGAGTACACTCTTTTAAAAGGAAACCTTATTGCGTCTTAACTACATCTGATTTTGGCATTGACAACTATATTCCATACCgctatttttaaagctgcactctcacagatataccatttttacaactttttatattttctattttggaaagtgcaaatttttgcgtatatatttgcaaaccaagaataaaagattgctgacaaacgatcagatcgtagattttcatatttccgttcgaaaattaatgttttacggcgatacttacggtttaagaaaaatgcataaaacatcaatttttgactttaaatataaaaatctgcgagcTAATTTTTGTCAGAAGTGTAATAATACTAGTTtctatgcattttcgcaaaaaaaaaaatggctcgttccaagacaaaaaataaaaaagttgtgaaGACCTTCAttttgtgagagtgcatctttaaaggcaGTAGGTGGAACAAAATTATAACGACGCACGATTTCATCAAGCACAGTCATAAATGTCGATAGGGCTAATTGCCGTTTTTTACCGGTTTCGTTGTCTTTATTTAGATTAAAACTTTGCTAAAGGAACTCGCTCATGATTTTGCAAAATtaacttttttgtatgacgaaattaCTTGTGTGGTCgtgagtgtaagataggttcaatCCGatccgagcgtagggtgttttgcggaaacgaggtttacctgCGCGAaggtttggatgaacctatcttacacgagcggcttatatagatgccttttctcccacctcagttaaacaaaattaagtaaaaatgtatttttgctggaactcttttttgctaaatgaaaataattggaTATGGATATGCGAAAATTCGTGGTTgccatggatatgcgcgcagtgattcagattatggtAACAGTCAAATcggtatttaaatattttttagagGATTGAAGCATTATTCCTTGAAAGTGCGTGAAACtgtttatggtgacatttgaagcaagaaataattaattatcgttttaaatattgaaacaagacaaggtttccataatgctacagacgacagtcttcaacaagggaggtaattacaatgtggtgaccattaaataGAAGCTCCATacaggcattttatcttcgcccgtgggcaagataagaatttctagcatggttaaattattggatctacttatctgaggtgggagaaaattaTAATCTCTTATCGCCAAATGTCGTGGAACAGAATATTACCAGAAAACCatcaagttttaattaaataataacgGTTAAATAAAACCATCTACaagatataaattataatcgTTGATAAGAATGTGTAGTAATGCCACAATAGCATCATCATTTTATACTGCAAAAATAACCGTGCGCTTCAACCTGCAACGTTCGACATACCGCTCTGTAGGAGGACGCCCTTTCCACGAGGCCACGGATATATTCTACATATTACGACCATTAATTGGTTCAGcattataaaacagtttatgtatttaatCTGCTTTTCAGAACTGGGAGATCCAGGTCTACACCAACGATGTAAAGAATATCTTCACGAGGAACGGACATCTTTTCATTAAGCCCGTAAGATTCTTtgctgtgtttttgtttataaccGTAAGATACcctgtaatgcaccagtcaattgtaacaaagGCCCCCTTCCCCGGTCCgggggatataccggggatagccggggaaatgggctgtgtttttactttccaggtggccccacagtgccgggtgaatgcggtggttttttgtccccgctattccctggacatgggggggggggggggggggggcgttgttacaattgattggtgcatacGCATTTGTGTAAAAGCAGGTTGTAAATGTTCGTGTTTTGCTAGAGCTCCTAATCGGAAAGCGACTTGAAACATGTTTAGCAAGAGAAAATATTAagaatatagaatatatattacTGATTCAGATGAGAATGTTAGGACTTTAACTTTAACTGGTCaggaataaatataaaattgtttgagacaaaaatatataactggctaagacaaaatatttaactagtttatacaacatttataaatgctagagacaaattatatatttgttctagATAGAATATTTAACTGGTTAAGACTAAATATAGAACTGGTAGACATTGTTTTTGCAACTGACCACCTAGCAGACATTTCAAATAGCATTGGATTGATATGagtatgattattatgatgattatgatgatgattattattattgttattataattttattattattattattattattattattattattattattattattattattataattataattattattattattattattattattattattattattattattatcattataattattattattattattattattattattattattattattattattatcatcatcatcatcatcatcatcatcattattattattattattattattattattattattattatttattattattattattatttataattattattattattattattattattattattattattattattattattattattattattatcatcatcatcatcatcatcattatcatcatcatcatcatcatcatcatcatcatcatcatcatcatcatcatcatcatcattattattattattattattatttattattattattattattattattattattattattattattattattattatcattattattattattattattattatttatcattattattattattattattattattattattattattattatcatcatcatcatcatcatcaacatcatcattattatcatcatcatcatcatcatcatcatcattattattattattatttattatttattatttttattattattattattattattattattattattattattattatataacacCTATAGTAACAACTCTTAACCAACGTCATGCAACGCATATTTTCCAGACCCTGACGTCAGACTCGTACGGCGAAGCGTATCTTCATTCCGGAACCATGGACGTAGCcagtaaattatcaatttatatatgtaaaaaatatacaaaagttGTAATACTTAaactcaaaaaaataaaattcaccCTTATGCAGTCAAATATCGATGTCATTCGGACCTCGGGAAATATTTCGAGGTTTCGAACATTCGATATATTAACCGAAATACAAACATGTGTCACTTAACCCAACACCTTCGAAAAACGTTCGACACAATCAGAAAATCGAGATAACCGAGTTTGGCATAGCGAGTTCCGACTGTATTGTCATGAACGTGTGTTGTAGCTCACGTTCACAATCAAAAGTTGCGTTTCAGAAATTTTGGGATCATTATACTTAAACAGattgacatgtttatatttcatttcagagATGTGGGGTTACTGCACAAACGCTGATCGGTATGGGTGTGTCCGACACGGGCGAGACGGACTCCTACCCCCTGTCATGTCGGGAAAACTGAAGAGCAAAAAGACAGTTACATTTGGGGAGGTGTGCGTCCGTGCCCGTGTCCCACAGGGAGACTGGATTTGGCCAGGTGAGAAATAAggtttctcccacctcagataagtagatccaataacttaaccatgctagatatacttatcttgcccatgggcgaagataaaatgcccgtatggaactccttttttaatggtcacaacattgtaattacctcccttgttgaagactgtcgtcagtcgcatcaaggaaatcttgtcttatggtaatatttagaacgctaattaattatttctcgcttcaaatgtcaccataaaacagttttcaagcaccattcaagaaataatgcttcattctccttagaactatttaaaaagaccgatttgactattaacatttaCTGGATCATtgcgcgtatatccatgacaaccacgtgctatcgcatatccatacgcaattattttcactaagcacaaaagagttccagcaaaaaatacatttttacttaattttgtttaactgaggtgggagaaaaagcatctaccatagccgctcgtgtaagataggttcatcccgaccctcgcgcaaggtgttttgcggaaactcggtaaacctcgtttccgcaaaacaccctacgctcgggtcggaatgaacctatcttacacattCGGCCACGGAAGATACTTacattcttttttcttttttttgtttcataatcaAGAATGAGCGTTCATCAATTGATTGTATCATCATAACTAAAAGTTATTGTGTccaataatgaaatattatttctcTGCGCAGcagatttaatttaaattattcaaagctCATGCTGTGCATTCGGagttcctcggccatttttatcgataacaacttcggatgtatttggccggtttacatactcagaaatcggtatgtttaattccgctgcaagtagatcgtagtaatttaatttagcagtttaacCTAATGACTTAActtttgggaatcttaattttgtttgcaacaatacacttcactggcaaacaatttaaacttagatcaataaatacaactctaaaacattacatttaattcataatataattcaaaaatttacgaactacttctactgatgtaccggcatacatccgaggttgttttcgataaaaatggcagaggagttccgaataCATGCTGTGACCTTTATTTGATACATCTGGCAATGACAGTTCTTCTTTTAAGCCATTTGGAACAACTCGGTCACTTTCCTTCGAAAACaatttcgatggaaaatgtcCGAGGTTTTCCGAACGGTTTAAAGCGACATctaacattaaatatttcaacataccattgttttctgattttttttcagccATTTGGATGTTGCCAAGAGACAGCCACTACGGTGGATGGCCGAGATCCGGGGAAATCGACCTTATGGAAAGCAGAGGTAAAATAATCATCTGCATATAAACGATGTATATACCATGTGATCAAAACGTCATTATAAACAGAAATAGATGCGTAATTCGGACATTTTTTTCTGTCGGACAAGATTACATTACATTAATACATAATCCCAGAAGCTATGCAAAGCGACGAAGGTAAATTCAAGACGACCGCATATAATTCAAGTTTTTTGAGTACATGCTCAAATAAAATTATCTTGctaaattgtgttgttttaagtgttttgcaCAAATAAACCTCATCCTTACGTTTTAAAACTGCACTTGGTTTTAAAGcgttgttcattttttttttaaataattgtaattacaaaaacgatcattattaaaattatgtaaacatacagtcgaaacttaTTATGTCGAACACTGTTATTTCGATGTTCTGATTATGTCgaactttttacaaaatatatttgtatttcggGTAAATCGAATATTCGCTATCTCGAAGTCTTACAGCGAGTTTTTACTGCATAGCATTAAAGCACGTGGTTTGTGAATCGTATTACCAAAGACAAATATCATGGTCCTGACTGATGTGATAATACAATTGGTTGAACAAATTGAATTTTTCCTTTGGTCAATAGTGTTTTTGGAAAACGTTTAATTCAATAGGATCAGATTAGAGACTAAACTGATTAAGTACATGAATCCTCAGAAAAAGTCACTTTACTGGGTAATTATTCTTTATTGGCATTGGTTGAGAGGCTGTCAGGTGCACATCATCGAAAGGAATATTAACAGATTATTCCTGGATTACTCTAAGACGAAAATAAGCAACCTGTAATACAATTACCATCAGTAACGTTATTTCGTAATCATAACAATTTGggctttttgaataaaaaaataatataaaacttaaaattggtAATCACTCATTGCACGTGTATACTGCTacaacaaacacatgtataatctCTGATCAACAACGTCTCTACTCATAAAAGGTAACAGTTTTGCCCGAGACGGGGCCGGCCATGATCACGGGCGGAATCAGATCGGGTCCACAATGCATTGGGGTCCGGACGCCGGACAGAATAAATTTTACCTTACACATGGGGATAGGGACGATAGCACCTACTCAACCCAAATGCACACATACTGTGTGGACTGGACGCAAGATCATATCACCGTCTCTGTTGATGGACACCAAGTCATGACGACTGGAGGAAACTTCTGGCAAAAAGGTGGCTTTAGTGGCGGCAACATCTGGTCCAGTGGCAGCAATATGGCCCCTTTCGACCAGCCGGTGAGTTCAAACTgtcagtttatatatttataatgataacGTCAAACTCATTAATAAAGAGTATATGcttttcatttattgaaaattttctGAACGTTCTATAAATACCGTGCGGATAAGTCGCATTGCTATTCACTTACACTGCATGccagttattgaacgttgtccttgacaacatggtacaaaaaaCGTTACGTTATCAGCGATCTTCCTTATTGAAATACTACACTCCaattctcgaaacttcttaagatTAACAGGTTTAAGTAGCATATTTCAATAAGCTgttttacatacttaaatttgataaatgaaaaatgatttattgtaaatattatatatattattattacttaaagTCTGA contains:
- the LOC128243809 gene encoding beta-1,3-glucan-binding protein-like; this encodes MLKVLPFLVATALAASFPEPRIKHLKSDDVLEISVEDVPGLKWKHVQYVVDETPVAGDLFKSAEGNWKHIKTHRGSLRGQKVHYKMVGEKKGEPVVAAGTIETEDERGLALAPQDRPRRAKHLVLRDDFNTLDRNNWDFEVSMYGGYNWEIQVYTNDVKNIFTRNGHLFIKPTLTSDSYGEAYLHSGTMDVAKMWGYCTNADRYGCVRHGRDGLLPPVMSGKLKSKKTVTFGEVCVRARVPQGDWIWPAIWMLPRDSHYGGWPRSGEIDLMESRGNSFARDGAGHDHGRNQIGSTMHWGPDAGQNKFYLTHGDRDDSTYSTQMHTYCVDWTQDHITVSVDGHQVMTTGGNFWQKGGFSGGNIWSSGSNMAPFDQPFYLILNVAIGGTNGFFPDNWSYNTPKPWNNNSPAEGADFWNARHNWQPSWQGDNVAMEIDYIEMNQY